The following proteins are co-located in the Paenibacillus sp. JNUCC32 genome:
- a CDS encoding copper amine oxidase N-terminal domain-containing protein, giving the protein MFKKMLVLLLAVCVMVPSVAGAAYGESGKASAKIAMLLPDGTPLMEDGTVWITYSRLPINRIPIPMGGDLKFIAGSSGYGFGVNNAGGLVMWGESGYKAVAGANHVKQVGQGYWLTSDGIVHRMVDSKPQTVKGFEGISVFDENNGIIGGVTQSGTVLYHNRAYTPEPVALGQAADVGAIRKIKVAGDYAAILYNDGRLVLFSTLRINGSTTYLSQNLISDGADISFGKEQKLIFVKKDGTVWNARLDVFTQTFEMSPLNGISGVKEIVGIEGSKSFFARLSDGTWTEYDHGQLYDVTVPSITGVTLKVANSKPKVGSSITPTVEFQYSSGEKHKIPANMIALSVDKPHLIKAGDKGTYKIMGVGEATLTVEVAGKKQSVKIVSGLGKPLENAKQEKGITYLPLKPVFQAVGGSVQYQAASKTFDITVGETKLSVKAGSKQAKINGKTVNMKGAPIQNKGETLVSADLLTAALGAKLKWDASKQQMTVTLGAAQFVVKGEPKKVTSSGNTGNAGKSKMSSVPATGSMAGWRLLKGHEYEKSLRIYYQYKNGILSTKTEDIRKVDLNKKVTWTDDYGRKHTNTVREIYSLFTLSNEYTSEWLHKKFGRLYEDWLLSSLVDAARIVEQYLQETGQMPSYAPNVTLTPDAVFEYE; this is encoded by the coding sequence ATGTTCAAGAAAATGTTGGTTCTGCTATTGGCGGTTTGCGTGATGGTTCCCAGCGTGGCCGGTGCAGCATATGGGGAGTCGGGCAAGGCAAGCGCCAAGATTGCAATGCTGCTGCCCGATGGCACGCCCTTGATGGAGGACGGCACGGTCTGGATTACGTACAGCCGTCTCCCCATCAACCGAATCCCGATTCCGATGGGTGGAGATCTGAAGTTCATCGCGGGCTCCAGCGGATACGGATTCGGCGTCAATAACGCCGGCGGACTGGTCATGTGGGGGGAATCGGGATACAAGGCTGTAGCGGGTGCGAATCATGTGAAACAGGTTGGACAAGGTTACTGGTTGACCTCTGACGGCATCGTCCATCGCATGGTTGATTCCAAGCCGCAGACCGTAAAGGGGTTTGAGGGAATTTCCGTTTTTGACGAGAACAACGGGATTATCGGCGGCGTTACCCAGTCGGGGACGGTCTTATACCATAATCGTGCTTATACGCCGGAGCCCGTGGCTCTGGGTCAAGCAGCGGACGTGGGCGCGATCCGCAAAATCAAGGTTGCCGGAGACTATGCCGCTATTTTATACAATGACGGAAGACTGGTGCTGTTCAGTACCCTTCGAATCAACGGCAGCACGACTTACCTGTCCCAAAACTTGATTAGCGACGGGGCTGATATTTCTTTCGGTAAAGAACAGAAACTGATTTTCGTCAAAAAGGACGGAACGGTGTGGAATGCGAGATTGGATGTATTCACGCAAACCTTCGAAATGAGCCCGTTGAACGGGATCAGCGGAGTGAAAGAGATTGTGGGAATCGAAGGTTCCAAGAGCTTTTTCGCCCGGCTATCGGATGGGACTTGGACCGAATATGATCATGGACAATTATATGATGTGACGGTTCCGAGCATTACGGGCGTTACGCTAAAGGTAGCGAACAGCAAGCCGAAGGTGGGGAGCTCCATCACGCCAACGGTCGAATTTCAGTACAGCAGCGGAGAGAAGCACAAGATTCCGGCGAATATGATCGCTTTGTCCGTAGACAAGCCGCATTTAATTAAAGCTGGAGATAAAGGAACTTACAAAATCATGGGCGTAGGCGAAGCCACGCTGACGGTGGAGGTCGCGGGCAAGAAGCAGTCCGTGAAAATCGTTTCAGGACTTGGCAAGCCGTTGGAGAACGCCAAGCAGGAAAAGGGGATTACTTACCTGCCGTTGAAGCCGGTATTCCAAGCCGTGGGAGGCTCGGTCCAATATCAGGCTGCTTCCAAGACCTTCGATATTACCGTAGGAGAAACCAAGCTTTCCGTTAAGGCAGGAAGCAAGCAGGCGAAGATCAACGGCAAAACCGTGAACATGAAAGGCGCTCCGATCCAGAACAAAGGGGAGACGCTCGTATCCGCGGATCTGCTGACCGCAGCACTGGGTGCAAAACTGAAATGGGATGCATCCAAACAGCAAATGACCGTGACGCTGGGCGCGGCACAATTCGTCGTAAAGGGCGAGCCGAAGAAGGTAACGAGCAGCGGCAACACCGGAAACGCCGGGAAAAGCAAAATGTCATCGGTTCCTGCGACCGGAAGCATGGCTGGTTGGAGACTGCTAAAAGGCCATGAATATGAAAAATCCTTGCGCATTTATTACCAATACAAGAATGGCATTCTGTCGACCAAAACGGAAGATATCCGCAAAGTGGATTTGAATAAAAAAGTGACTTGGACGGATGATTACGGTCGCAAGCATACCAATACCGTCCGTGAAATCTACTCCCTGTTCACCCTTTCGAATGAGTACACCTCAGAATGGCTTCACAAAAAGTTCGGAAGACTTTATGAGGACTGGCTGCTTAGCTCCTTGGTAGATGCCGCTCGGATTGTTGAGCAGTATTTGCAGGAGACCGGTCAGATGCCGAGTTATGCACCCAATGTAACCCTTACGCCGGATGCCGTATTCGAATACGAGTAA
- a CDS encoding PQQ-binding-like beta-propeller repeat protein — protein MSTRVSIRKRLFIGITAAACISLVGLPAQQAQEGTRPVFADAAGTGSFTSGQRVTLQQRTAFFPNALSKNSHLRNLKASYYGADGESLRLHSVKGEMALIKSDSRGDLWLPTWYVSKEAAKVNEISPLSLQLRSSGSIYLAPGSAVKWPVSQTGTSLIAVAQWKDWYGVMVAPSKWKEDYRIYRPAMMWVQGKDTTAKKAMPEALLGGNSEVATDVVRNLTEFLFKKGTPSSYVKKLLGEPQAREASRNQESSSNQPMILGETWRYEQRDAHYTVTFSPSGKLSSSEWVIPSAGSFERSYNPGDDYEFTYRLDVLPLRKTITADPDWRNQGNLNFTFLLEANEDVLLLKGDDGGFSGMHDNSSLYAIDRGTGKKLWQEDAGFGWYTAITDRERQHVTMYSAYNPEVKDYVARVRHIRLSDGKVLWEVKPKNEFGLTMTAAADAIVLVEALNMNETKSVLSVLDQDTGKQRWKKTLSGEHRLLNAGTDDPYVLIEQNGQLTAYDPVTGKAAWHVKVGKRVMDDPSRDPYFTGGYRYDPTAPADMTTRWMLLGKEWVLLNTETGEREDTYPAREMERFEVLNERYLLVQRALGGEYFSGAAAYESVLYDRLEDKELWTIKGKATRGVIEGARVYLALNGIPAAVDIESGSILWKMETTSKAGDDLSHLVGSSYGIMDPYLLISLGSDLVVLNKEDGRSLGRLHDVITGNVDLRETYAKNGALNVTDQEVLVGTVNGAFIRYDARALKERLDELL, from the coding sequence GTGAGTACACGCGTTTCGATCCGTAAGCGACTATTCATCGGAATAACGGCAGCCGCCTGCATTTCACTCGTCGGACTTCCGGCTCAGCAGGCGCAGGAGGGCACTCGTCCCGTATTCGCCGATGCTGCAGGAACCGGGAGCTTTACATCCGGTCAACGCGTCACGCTTCAGCAGAGGACTGCTTTTTTCCCTAATGCGCTTAGCAAGAACAGCCATCTGAGGAATCTCAAGGCCAGCTATTACGGGGCCGATGGAGAATCGCTCCGGCTTCACTCCGTGAAGGGGGAAATGGCATTAATCAAGTCCGATTCCCGTGGGGACCTGTGGCTCCCGACATGGTATGTTTCCAAGGAAGCTGCCAAAGTGAACGAAATTTCCCCGCTCTCGCTTCAACTGCGCAGCAGCGGCAGCATATACCTGGCTCCCGGAAGCGCGGTGAAATGGCCGGTATCCCAGACGGGAACGTCCCTCATCGCCGTAGCCCAGTGGAAGGACTGGTACGGCGTTATGGTCGCTCCCTCCAAGTGGAAGGAAGATTACCGGATCTACCGCCCGGCGATGATGTGGGTACAAGGGAAGGACACGACAGCCAAGAAGGCGATGCCTGAAGCGCTTCTCGGTGGCAATTCGGAAGTAGCGACGGATGTGGTGCGCAACTTGACGGAGTTTCTTTTTAAGAAAGGGACCCCTTCTTCGTACGTGAAAAAGCTGCTCGGCGAACCGCAGGCGAGGGAGGCATCGCGGAATCAGGAATCGAGCTCCAATCAACCGATGATACTCGGGGAGACCTGGAGATACGAGCAGCGGGATGCCCATTATACCGTGACGTTCTCCCCATCCGGAAAGCTGAGTTCCAGCGAATGGGTAATCCCTTCGGCGGGATCCTTCGAGCGGAGTTACAATCCTGGCGATGATTACGAGTTTACCTATCGTTTGGACGTCCTGCCGCTGCGCAAGACCATAACAGCCGATCCCGATTGGCGAAATCAGGGTAATCTGAATTTCACCTTCCTACTGGAGGCCAACGAGGATGTCCTGCTTCTCAAGGGAGATGACGGCGGGTTCAGCGGGATGCACGATAACTCTTCCTTGTACGCAATTGACCGGGGCACCGGCAAGAAGCTGTGGCAGGAGGATGCGGGATTCGGATGGTATACGGCCATTACAGATCGGGAGCGGCAGCATGTCACGATGTACTCGGCATATAACCCGGAGGTTAAGGATTACGTGGCCCGCGTGCGGCATATCCGGTTGTCGGATGGCAAGGTGTTATGGGAGGTTAAGCCCAAGAACGAATTCGGTTTGACGATGACGGCTGCGGCCGATGCGATCGTACTGGTTGAAGCTTTGAACATGAACGAAACCAAAAGCGTGCTGAGCGTCCTGGATCAGGATACCGGTAAGCAGCGTTGGAAAAAGACCTTGTCCGGCGAACACCGCTTGCTGAATGCAGGAACGGACGATCCGTACGTGCTTATCGAGCAGAACGGACAGCTTACCGCTTACGATCCGGTCACCGGCAAAGCGGCATGGCATGTGAAGGTCGGCAAGAGGGTGATGGACGATCCGTCCCGAGATCCGTATTTTACCGGAGGTTATCGTTACGATCCAACTGCGCCAGCGGATATGACAACACGTTGGATGCTGCTTGGCAAGGAATGGGTTCTGCTCAATACGGAAACCGGCGAGCGCGAAGACACGTATCCGGCACGTGAGATGGAAAGGTTCGAGGTGCTGAATGAGCGGTATCTGCTGGTGCAGCGTGCGCTTGGCGGGGAGTATTTCAGCGGGGCCGCCGCTTACGAAAGCGTACTGTATGACCGCCTTGAAGATAAGGAACTATGGACAATTAAAGGGAAGGCCACCCGTGGCGTCATCGAGGGAGCGCGAGTCTATCTTGCCTTAAACGGCATTCCGGCTGCGGTAGATATAGAGAGCGGCAGCATCCTATGGAAGATGGAGACCACTTCCAAAGCGGGTGACGATCTGTCCCATCTGGTTGGCAGCAGCTACGGAATCATGGATCCGTACCTGCTGATAAGTTTGGGAAGCGATCTTGTGGTGTTGAACAAGGAAGACGGCAGAAGCTTGGGCAGATTGCATGACGTGATCACCGGCAACGTCGATTTGCGAGAGACCTATGCCAAAAACGGCGCGCTGAACGTAACGGATCAGGAAGTGCTCGTCGGCACGGTCAACGGAGCTTTTATTCGTTATGATGCCCGAGCGTTAAAGGAACGCTTGGATGAGCTGTTATAG
- a CDS encoding sensor histidine kinase, producing MKGLKLHSIRLKMLLMLLASIGIAAALLIILYALSTLVLSIPAINPPLAWIVNNLGSKPVMLVTGVILFLASYYMSTRWFALDLRKVETGLQDITAGRFDSRIELDTRDEVGAVAASINRMTEQLNAYLEEITHGLREIAKGNFDTEIPVRSGSQLGEVAESINQMSRQLHQSILEERHAEKTKNDLITGVSHDLRTPLTSILGFLEVIEEDRYQDEVELRYYVNIAYEKAQNLKKLIDDLFEYTRINNGLPLDIREIDMAQFMRQLIEEFVPSLEKAGMECKLAAEEGLVIRADGAQLVRAYENLISNAIRYGESGHRIDIAVRSVGGQVSISFTNYGDPIPERDLPFIFDRFYRVEASRSKQTGGTGLGLAITKSIVEVQGGEIRVRSDRQRTTFETRFPQVV from the coding sequence TTGAAAGGATTGAAGCTTCATAGCATCCGCCTGAAGATGCTGCTTATGCTGCTCGCCAGCATCGGCATCGCGGCCGCCCTGCTTATCATACTCTATGCGTTAAGCACGCTGGTCCTCTCCATTCCGGCCATCAACCCGCCGCTTGCCTGGATCGTCAATAACCTCGGTTCGAAGCCGGTTATGTTGGTCACGGGCGTCATTCTTTTTTTGGCAAGCTATTACATGAGCACGAGGTGGTTTGCCCTGGATCTGCGGAAGGTAGAGACCGGTCTTCAGGACATCACGGCCGGACGATTCGATTCCAGAATCGAGCTCGACACCCGGGACGAAGTAGGCGCCGTCGCTGCTAGCATTAACCGCATGACCGAGCAGCTGAACGCGTACCTGGAGGAAATCACGCATGGCCTTCGCGAGATTGCCAAGGGGAATTTCGATACCGAGATTCCTGTTCGCTCAGGCAGCCAGCTGGGCGAGGTCGCCGAGAGCATCAACCAGATGAGCAGGCAGCTTCACCAATCCATTCTGGAGGAGCGCCATGCGGAGAAAACGAAGAACGATCTGATCACGGGGGTATCCCATGATCTCCGGACGCCGCTGACATCGATACTGGGGTTCCTGGAGGTTATCGAGGAAGACCGGTACCAGGATGAAGTAGAGCTGCGGTATTACGTGAATATCGCTTATGAGAAAGCGCAGAATCTGAAGAAGCTGATCGATGACCTGTTCGAATACACGAGGATCAATAACGGGCTTCCGCTGGATATTAGGGAGATCGATATGGCTCAGTTCATGAGACAGCTGATCGAGGAATTCGTCCCGTCCTTGGAGAAAGCCGGGATGGAATGCAAGCTTGCGGCGGAGGAAGGCCTCGTTATTCGGGCAGACGGCGCCCAGCTTGTCCGGGCTTACGAGAATCTGATATCCAATGCGATCCGGTACGGAGAGTCGGGACACAGGATCGACATCGCCGTCCGCAGCGTGGGCGGTCAGGTGAGCATCAGCTTCACCAACTACGGCGATCCGATTCCGGAGCGGGATTTGCCTTTCATCTTCGATCGCTTCTACCGCGTGGAGGCTTCCCGTTCGAAGCAGACCGGGGGCACGGGACTGGGACTGGCGATCACGAAGAGCATCGTGGAGGTCCAGGGCGGCGAAATCCGGGTTCGGAGCGACCGGCAGCGGACGACCTTTGAAACCCGCTTTCCCCAAGTCGTATAG
- a CDS encoding response regulator transcription factor translates to MSGVTILMVDDETEILKLMEIYVRNEGYTLLTASHGLEALEILKNHKVDLIILDVMMPQMDGIQACMKIREENNTPIIMLSAKSQEIDKIAGLSIGADDYVTKPFSPLELVARIKSQLRRYKQLNNQSVRDENEIQIDELILNVASHRVTVAGREIKLTPREFSLLHTLAINRGLVLSMDKIYTEVWNEPFMESKNTVMVHIRKLREKIEKDPQQPEYIKTVWGIGYKIE, encoded by the coding sequence ATGTCTGGAGTTACGATACTGATGGTTGACGATGAAACCGAAATTTTGAAATTGATGGAGATTTACGTCAGGAATGAGGGCTATACGCTGCTCACCGCATCTCATGGCCTGGAAGCGCTGGAGATTCTAAAAAACCATAAAGTGGATTTGATCATTCTCGATGTCATGATGCCGCAGATGGATGGCATCCAGGCATGCATGAAGATTCGGGAGGAGAACAACACGCCCATTATCATGCTGTCCGCCAAGAGCCAGGAGATTGACAAGATCGCTGGACTCAGCATCGGCGCGGATGATTACGTGACCAAACCGTTCAGTCCGCTGGAACTGGTCGCAAGGATCAAATCGCAGCTCCGCCGGTACAAACAGCTGAACAATCAATCGGTACGGGACGAGAACGAAATCCAGATCGATGAGCTGATCCTCAATGTCGCGTCCCACCGGGTAACGGTGGCCGGTAGGGAGATTAAGCTGACGCCGCGCGAATTCTCCCTGCTTCATACGCTGGCCATCAACCGCGGACTCGTGCTGAGCATGGACAAGATTTATACCGAGGTATGGAACGAGCCGTTCATGGAATCGAAGAATACGGTCATGGTCCATATTCGCAAGCTGCGCGAGAAGATCGAGAAGGATCCGCAGCAACCGGAATACATTAAGACGGTATGGGGGATCGGTTACAAAATAGAGTAA
- a CDS encoding acyltransferase, whose amino-acid sequence MNKMNSLPRERLPELQLVRAFAIIGVLSVHSTSYAVSAMTDSKYFFIYNFMNIFMKYGTPTFIFLSSLVLFYNYYDRPTTKKLIGGFYKKRLLYIIIPYTLFSVFYFGLLHYLHYQGRPFGETMESFIQKLLTGKAYTHLYFVFISIQFYVLFPLVLWLFKKMPQLAKWAIPIGLVIQWTFILMNKYYWQVPNKGSWALSYIAYFMLGAFIGIYYPKLKAWLVISRANAQPYRIAAWTMLWIAWAAAGLGHVYIYYNNRLHGTGYNSTLYELLWNMHTYFGALVLLQFAILFYRAGVRGWTPALERLGAVSFGIYLIHPFFLLVYRQFPLTTGNSILTHLWYAGGFAAALGCSWIVVELTVRYIPGSWVIFGNIPKAKRSGKPTDAPAVPLSGS is encoded by the coding sequence ATGAACAAAATGAATTCTCTGCCAAGGGAGCGTCTTCCCGAGCTGCAATTGGTCCGCGCATTCGCCATTATCGGCGTGCTGTCCGTTCACTCGACATCGTATGCCGTATCGGCCATGACGGACTCCAAATACTTTTTCATCTACAATTTTATGAACATCTTCATGAAATACGGAACGCCGACGTTTATATTTTTGAGCAGCCTGGTACTCTTCTACAATTATTATGACCGCCCTACGACCAAGAAGCTGATCGGCGGATTCTACAAAAAAAGATTGCTGTACATCATCATCCCGTATACGCTCTTTTCCGTGTTTTACTTCGGGCTGCTGCACTATCTGCATTATCAAGGCAGGCCGTTTGGCGAGACGATGGAGAGTTTTATTCAAAAGCTGTTGACCGGCAAAGCGTATACGCATCTGTACTTCGTGTTTATCAGCATTCAGTTTTATGTGCTGTTTCCGCTGGTGCTGTGGTTGTTCAAGAAGATGCCGCAGCTTGCAAAATGGGCGATACCGATTGGACTGGTGATCCAGTGGACGTTTATACTGATGAATAAGTATTATTGGCAGGTGCCGAATAAGGGAAGCTGGGCCCTGTCCTATATAGCTTACTTCATGCTGGGCGCTTTTATCGGCATCTATTATCCGAAACTGAAGGCCTGGCTTGTGATCAGCCGTGCCAACGCACAGCCTTACCGCATAGCGGCTTGGACGATGCTGTGGATCGCATGGGCAGCTGCCGGTCTCGGCCATGTGTACATTTATTACAACAACCGTCTTCACGGAACCGGATATAATTCAACGCTGTACGAGCTGCTGTGGAATATGCATACTTACTTTGGGGCGCTTGTCCTGCTCCAGTTCGCCATTCTGTTCTACCGGGCCGGGGTACGCGGATGGACGCCCGCGCTGGAGAGACTGGGGGCCGTATCCTTCGGGATTTATCTCATTCATCCGTTCTTTCTGCTCGTCTACCGTCAATTCCCGCTAACCACGGGGAACTCGATCCTAACCCATCTGTGGTATGCGGGCGGTTTTGCGGCAGCCTTAGGCTGTTCATGGATCGTCGTGGAATTGACGGTTCGATATATACCGGGCTCATGGGTGATTTTCGGTAATATTCCGAAGGCGAAGAGATCGGGTAAACCAACCGATGCGCCGGCTGTGCCGCTTTCCGGTTCCTAG
- a CDS encoding class I SAM-dependent methyltransferase, with product MKSQEYKSFYDIVGALNGWDFSKVRWISEGVEWNFYDEVSKRCTSSGVLLDIGTGGGENLLSIASKAALLIGIDLSHAMIETARSNKRKAAASNVRFVQMDAGVLQFPEAFFDLISCRHSPFRASEVARVLTDDGVFLTQQVRECDKTNLAQAFGRGQSSREDGALMEEYKRELQLAGFRDIQCAEYDAVEYYEREEDLIFLLKHTPIIPGFGQEELDFRILQQFIEEHRTDLGIRTNSARFMIVARK from the coding sequence ATGAAATCACAGGAATACAAATCATTTTATGATATCGTAGGAGCCTTAAACGGCTGGGATTTCAGCAAGGTCAGATGGATCTCGGAAGGCGTGGAGTGGAATTTTTACGATGAGGTTAGCAAGCGGTGCACATCATCGGGCGTTCTGCTGGATATCGGCACGGGAGGCGGAGAGAACTTGTTGTCCATCGCCTCGAAGGCGGCATTGCTGATTGGAATCGATCTTTCCCATGCGATGATAGAGACTGCCCGGAGTAATAAACGGAAGGCTGCGGCTTCCAACGTACGCTTTGTCCAGATGGATGCAGGGGTGCTTCAATTCCCGGAGGCGTTTTTCGATTTGATTTCATGCCGGCACTCCCCTTTCCGTGCTTCGGAGGTTGCCAGGGTATTAACCGATGATGGCGTGTTTCTAACGCAGCAGGTTCGCGAATGCGATAAAACTAATCTGGCCCAAGCCTTCGGCAGAGGACAATCCTCCCGCGAAGACGGCGCTTTAATGGAGGAATACAAGAGGGAACTTCAGCTGGCAGGGTTTCGCGATATCCAATGCGCCGAATATGATGCCGTCGAGTACTATGAGCGTGAGGAGGATCTTATCTTCCTGCTTAAGCACACGCCCATCATTCCCGGATTCGGACAGGAGGAATTGGATTTCCGCATCCTGCAGCAATTCATCGAGGAGCATCGCACAGATCTCGGAATCCGGACGAATTCCGCACGGTTTATGATCGTGGCGCGGAAATAG
- a CDS encoding SDR family NAD(P)-dependent oxidoreductase, giving the protein MKLKDKVAIITGGAGGIGSGMALAMAKEGAKVVIVDVNEDKGRETEKALRAYSDSMFINGDITNKASIKGIVDDVVSTYGRLDILVNNAHVSKQVPIVETTDEVMALSFNTGFYPTFYFMQECYPHLKAAKGKVINFASGAGLSGMVNQASYAAAKEAIRGLSRVAANEWGADGINVNLISPIALTPGVEQWKQAFPEAYQEMVDKIPLKKMGDPEQDIGHVAVFLASSDSDYMTGQTLMVDGGSIMLR; this is encoded by the coding sequence ATGAAATTGAAAGACAAAGTAGCTATAATTACGGGCGGTGCCGGCGGAATCGGCAGCGGCATGGCTCTTGCCATGGCCAAGGAAGGCGCCAAGGTCGTCATCGTGGACGTGAATGAGGATAAGGGTCGCGAAACGGAGAAAGCGCTGAGGGCATATAGCGATTCGATGTTTATTAACGGCGATATTACGAATAAAGCCTCGATTAAAGGAATCGTGGATGACGTTGTGAGCACCTACGGCAGACTGGATATTCTCGTTAATAACGCGCATGTGTCCAAGCAGGTACCCATTGTGGAAACTACCGATGAAGTGATGGCATTGTCGTTCAATACCGGATTCTATCCGACGTTTTATTTCATGCAGGAATGTTATCCTCATCTGAAAGCAGCCAAGGGCAAGGTGATCAACTTTGCATCCGGTGCGGGACTGTCCGGCATGGTGAACCAGGCCTCCTATGCCGCAGCGAAAGAAGCGATCCGGGGATTGTCACGCGTGGCTGCCAACGAGTGGGGAGCAGACGGCATCAATGTCAATCTGATCAGTCCGATCGCGCTGACGCCGGGCGTAGAGCAGTGGAAGCAGGCATTTCCGGAAGCGTATCAAGAAATGGTCGATAAGATTCCGCTCAAAAAAATGGGCGATCCCGAGCAGGATATCGGACACGTGGCCGTGTTCTTGGCTAGCTCCGATTCCGATTACATGACCGGCCAAACGCTGATGGTGGACGGCGGTTCCATCATGCTGAGATAA
- a CDS encoding cation:proton antiporter regulatory subunit, with product MSIIRESDLPGIGKKFLIQARSGDKLVVVIHDDGRRELYHFEDDDPEETISQITLEDDEARQIAGIIGGMTYKPKALETIEVTLEDLIIEWARIEPHYKCVGQSIAGLQVRQRTGANVLAIVNKKEQKINPGPDDILTAGSTLVLAGERKQIKQLKELLVNG from the coding sequence ATGAGTATTATTCGCGAATCTGATCTGCCGGGTATCGGGAAGAAGTTCCTTATTCAGGCGAGATCAGGGGATAAGCTGGTTGTTGTTATTCATGACGATGGCCGTAGAGAGTTGTACCACTTTGAAGATGACGATCCTGAGGAGACCATCTCCCAGATTACATTAGAGGATGACGAGGCAAGACAAATCGCAGGCATTATCGGCGGCATGACGTATAAACCGAAAGCGCTGGAGACCATCGAAGTGACGCTCGAAGATTTGATCATCGAATGGGCGCGAATCGAGCCGCATTACAAATGCGTGGGACAATCCATTGCAGGGCTTCAGGTTCGTCAACGTACTGGCGCTAATGTATTAGCGATTGTGAACAAGAAAGAGCAGAAAATCAATCCGGGTCCGGACGACATCCTGACAGCAGGATCGACGCTGGTGCTTGCGGGCGAGCGCAAGCAGATCAAGCAGCTGAAAGAACTGCTGGTCAACGGCTAA
- a CDS encoding cation:proton antiporter, which yields MDHMMFEVGTALILVAIASVIAGKLKFSIIPFLIVLGMLVGPHAPTIGILDFKFIESQGIIDFLGQIGILFLLFYLGLEFSVQKLIKSGRNIVVGGTVYVVLNFVLGVAYGFVINMPLYETLIIAGMLSVSSSAIVAKVLVDLRRTGNAETELILGMILFDDIFLAVFLSIMSGLLLGGATSIGATILSVCISIGYMLLFFVIARKGPPILNKLLNITSSEIFIIVVFSSMFFIAGFSETLHVAEAIGALLFGLALSETDHSERIEQLVIPFRDFFGAIFFFSFGLGIDPTTLGNALWLALGAVVLTIIGNLVAGMIAGRKAGLSHKSSLNIGLTIMARGEFTIIVANLGLAGGLSAMLKPFSALYVLILAILGPLLAKESKRVYRGMNKIFKWSDPVEKVKKRNA from the coding sequence ATGGACCATATGATGTTTGAGGTTGGAACTGCTCTGATTCTGGTTGCTATAGCCTCCGTAATTGCTGGAAAGCTCAAGTTCTCGATCATACCGTTCTTGATTGTGCTCGGGATGCTTGTCGGTCCGCATGCACCAACGATAGGGATTCTTGACTTTAAGTTCATTGAGAGCCAGGGGATCATCGATTTTCTGGGACAGATCGGTATTCTATTCCTGCTCTTTTACCTTGGTCTTGAATTTTCGGTTCAAAAATTGATCAAGTCCGGACGAAACATTGTGGTAGGCGGAACCGTATATGTAGTATTGAACTTCGTGCTGGGTGTGGCTTACGGTTTCGTGATCAACATGCCTCTGTACGAGACGCTGATCATTGCAGGGATGCTGTCGGTTTCCTCCAGCGCCATCGTCGCTAAGGTGCTTGTGGATCTGCGGCGCACGGGGAATGCGGAGACGGAACTCATACTCGGCATGATTTTGTTCGATGATATTTTCCTTGCCGTGTTCTTATCGATTATGTCGGGACTGCTGTTAGGCGGGGCTACATCGATAGGGGCAACGATCCTCTCGGTTTGCATTTCCATAGGTTACATGCTGTTGTTCTTTGTTATTGCGAGAAAAGGTCCACCCATACTTAACAAATTGCTGAATATTACGTCCAGCGAGATTTTCATTATCGTAGTGTTCTCGTCGATGTTCTTTATTGCCGGGTTTTCGGAGACGCTGCACGTAGCCGAAGCGATCGGCGCGCTGCTGTTCGGACTGGCTTTATCGGAGACGGATCATAGCGAACGGATCGAGCAGCTGGTCATACCTTTCCGTGATTTCTTTGGAGCGATCTTCTTCTTCAGCTTCGGTCTCGGCATCGATCCGACCACGCTGGGGAATGCGTTATGGCTGGCTCTTGGCGCCGTGGTACTGACCATAATCGGCAACCTGGTCGCAGGCATGATAGCGGGACGCAAGGCCGGACTATCGCATAAATCGTCGCTTAACATCGGCTTGACTATTATGGCGCGCGGGGAGTTCACGATTATCGTTGCGAATCTGGGACTTGCCGGCGGACTGTCCGCGATGCTGAAACCATTCTCGGCACTCTATGTCCTGATTCTCGCGATTCTTGGGCCCTTATTGGCCAAGGAGTCGAAGCGCGTGTACCGTGGAATGAATAAAATATTCAAATGGAGCGATCCAGTGGAGAAAGTGAAAAAAAGGAATGCATAG